The Myxococcales bacterium genome includes the window TTGCTGCGCCCCGCGATGGTGGTCGTGGCCAAGCCGCCGTCGGCGGCCGCCAGTAGCGAGGAGTCGGCGTCTTGAGTCGAGTCGTTGGGATCGACCTGGGCACAACGAACTCCTGCGTCGCGGTCATGGACGGCGAGACGGCGTCGGTGATCGCCAATGCCGAGGGCGCGCGGACCACGCCATCGGTGGTGGGCTTTACGCAGGCCGGCGAACGGCTGGTCGGGCAGCCCGCGCGGCGGCAAGCGATGACCAATGCGGAAAACACGATCTATTCGATCAAGCGCCTCATGGGCCGTAAGTTTTCCGATCTTGACGTCCAACGCCACCTGCTCACCTCGGCGTACGAGGTGATCGCGGCGCCAAATGGCGACGCCCATGTGAAGGTATTGGGCCGCACCTATTCGCCGCCGGAGGTGTCCGCGATGGTGCTGGGACGCATGAAGCAGACGGCCGAAGATTGGCTCGGCGATGAAGTCAACGAAGCGGTCATTACGGTCCCGGCGTACTTCGACGATGCGCAGCGCCAAGCAACCAAGGACGCTGGCCGCATCGCGGGCCTCGATGTCCTTCGCATCGTCAACGAGCCGACCGCGGCGGCGTTGGCCTACGGCCGCGAAACCTCGGAGGCCGAGCGCGTCGCGGTGTTCGACCTTGGCGGCGGCACCTTTGACGTCTCGGTCCTCGAGCTGGCGGACGGCGTATTTCGCGTCCGTTCGACCTCTGGCGACACGTTTTTGGGCGGCGAGGACTTCGACACCGCCATCATGGAATGGCTGATCGAGCAGTTTGCGGCGCAGAATCCCGGCGTTGACTTGCGACGCGATCGCTTGGCCTTGCAGCGCCTCAAGGAGGGCGCCGAGCGCGCCAAGATCGAGCTCTCGAGCGGCGTGATCACCGAAATCAATCTGCCGTTCCTCAGCGCGGGGCCAGCGGGGCCGTTGCACCTCCAGCTGCCTTTTGAGCGCTCACAACTCGAAGACTTGGTCGCGCCCTTCATCGACCGCACGCTCGAGCCGTGCCGCCGCGCGCTTGCCGACGCCATGTTGACGCCCAAGGATATCGATGTCGTGATCTTGGTTGGCGGCCAGACGCGCATGCCCAAGGTGCAGGAAATCGTCGCCGAGTTCTTCGGCCGCGAACCTAGCCGCCGGGTCAATCCCGACGAGGTGGTGGCCGTTGGCGCCGCAATCCAGGCGGGCGTGCTCACCGGCGAGATTCAAGAGGTGCTGCTCCTGGACGTGACGCCACTGTCGCTCGGCGTCGAAACCGCCGGCGGCGTCTTCACCA containing:
- the dnaK gene encoding molecular chaperone DnaK, whose protein sequence is MSRVVGIDLGTTNSCVAVMDGETASVIANAEGARTTPSVVGFTQAGERLVGQPARRQAMTNAENTIYSIKRLMGRKFSDLDVQRHLLTSAYEVIAAPNGDAHVKVLGRTYSPPEVSAMVLGRMKQTAEDWLGDEVNEAVITVPAYFDDAQRQATKDAGRIAGLDVLRIVNEPTAAALAYGRETSEAERVAVFDLGGGTFDVSVLELADGVFRVRSTSGDTFLGGEDFDTAIMEWLIEQFAAQNPGVDLRRDRLALQRLKEGAERAKIELSSGVITEINLPFLSAGPAGPLHLQLPFERSQLEDLVAPFIDRTLEPCRRALADAMLTPKDIDVVILVGGQTRMPKVQEIVAEFFGREPSRRVNPDEVVAVGAAIQAGVLTGEIQEVLLLDVTPLSLGVETAGGVFTKLIGRNTTLPTQAEEIFSTAADNQSFVNVHVLQGERDMAADNKSLAHFELTGIPPAPRGVPRIKVTFSIDADGLLMVAAIDEGTGRATSVTVTPTSGLSEDDIERIVQEAIDVADLDADRRVLADAKNRGESLLHSSERAAAEFGNLLAEADREAFQRDVDECKLAIAEGDLAAVEAAVARLEASAQRLGELIYASAASGSEDSAAT